Proteins encoded in a region of the Cytobacillus pseudoceanisediminis genome:
- a CDS encoding DUF2188 domain-containing protein: MANRKSNIHSDEQEQYFKDRAGTDEARFHVVPHDEEGWAVKKEGQNEPEYTAESQSEAVEKAKSMAEEAGTMAILHNEDGKIDDLVNYEDK; the protein is encoded by the coding sequence ATGGCAAATCGTAAAAGCAACATTCACAGTGATGAACAGGAACAATATTTTAAGGACAGAGCAGGTACAGATGAAGCAAGATTCCATGTAGTACCGCACGATGAGGAAGGATGGGCAGTCAAAAAGGAAGGGCAAAACGAGCCTGAGTATACTGCAGAGTCACAGTCAGAAGCGGTGGAGAAAGCGAAGAGCATGGCAGAAGAAGCGGGGACAATGGCAATACTGCATAATGAAGATGGAAAAATAGATGATCTCGTAAATTATGAAGATAAATAA